The Phormidium yuhuli AB48 DNA window GATTCTGTGATTTTGCAAGGAAAGGAGGGGTTAGAACTGGACCCAGACTTACCGGAAACTGTGCAGCGGGAGTTAGCCTGGTCCTCTCAGTTATTACTAACCAACACCGTCACGAAAACCCTAGTGGTCTGGTATCAAGGACGAGTTCTAATGCGGCGCGGTATCTTGGCAGAGCAAACGAGCGTCGAATTAGGGGCGATCGCCCAACGGGCCCTCAAAACCCAAAAACCGATTTATCTCGTGAAACTCGACCTCTACCCCGGTCGCATCGAATTTAATTATTTACCCGTTAACACACAAGGTGTAATTTGTCAACCCATTGGCGCAGAAGGCTTAATGATTTTGGGAGCCAACGCACCGCGCAGTTACACCAAACAAGATGAAACCTGGATTGCCGGAATTGCCGAAAAGCTCTCAGATACCCTACAACGCCACCTGAAAACAAACGATCAAAACTAAGGGCGCACCACTTCCGGTACAGTCCCACGCTGTTCCCTGTTCCCTGTTCCCTGTTCCCCCTTCCTCCTCTGTGTCCTCCGCGACTCTGTGGTGTCCCCTCTTCTCCCCCCCATGAAACCCGTTCGGGTAAACCCTCAACTACTGCTGCTACTTCTCGGAGGAACCCTAATACGGTTGCTCACCTTAGGGGACAAAGCCCTATGGCTTGATGAAGTCCTAACCGCCATCTTCAGTTTAGGGCGAGAGATGGCCGATATCCCTCAGGGTCACTTTTTCCCCCTCTCAGACTTGCCCACATCTCTCAGTCTCAATCCCGAGGCAAGCTGTCGAGATATTGCCACAACTCTGGCTCGCGAGTCCACCCATCCGCCCCTATTTTTCTGCTGGCTTCAACAGTGGTTGCGGCTCTTGGCCCCCCTCGACTTGTCCTTAGCCGACCAGTTGCGATCGCTCCCAGCCCTCTTAGGAGTGGCCCTCATCGCCGCCATGTACTGGCTCAATCGCCTGGCCCTATCCCCCCAGATAGGACTGCTGACAGCGGGACTCGTGGCCCTATCTCCCTTCGCC harbors:
- a CDS encoding cofactor assembly of complex C subunit B, with protein sequence MSDTNALLRQLPIVVGSLGGTLLLVNRLLTDNLTTWQVRSDVLGAIICAVLILTGLLWQRVQPKPPDSVILQGKEGLELDPDLPETVQRELAWSSQLLLTNTVTKTLVVWYQGRVLMRRGILAEQTSVELGAIAQRALKTQKPIYLVKLDLYPGRIEFNYLPVNTQGVICQPIGAEGLMILGANAPRSYTKQDETWIAGIAEKLSDTLQRHLKTNDQN